TTGGAAATTTTAATAGGTCTTTGAAATTATGATAACGTTCTCCAGGTATTATAGTGTCGTTCTTGTCTATATTCAATTTTTTTGTTAATATTTTTAACATCGACGGGGGCATATCGGCATCGAAAATAAATCGAACCGGATCGGCTGATTTTCTTTGTTGTAAACCTTTAAGGATTTTGTCAATGTAATTTTCTTGAATATTATCTATAATGTCCAGTTCTGCATCTCGGGTAATCTTTATCGTGTATGCTTCTATTTTATTTGGCAAAAACTGATAAAAAATATTTATCAAATTGGCTCTAATAACATCATCTAAGAACATCAAATGCTTTTGGGAGTTATTTTTATTAGGAATTGCTATAAATCGGGGAATAATGTTTGTTGGTAGGTTTAATAAGGCATGTAATTCTTTTTGTTTTTTAGTTTTAATTATAACGGCTAAATACACATGGTCGTCTTCTAAGTTGGTTAATTTCTCAACTTCATCGAGCATAATGGGAATGAGATAGGGTCTAATTTGGTTTAGAAAGTATTCTTCGATAAATGCTTTTTGTTCATTATTAATTTCGTTTTCATTTAATATATATATATTATGTTTTTTGAGTTCAAGTAGTATTTGTTTATAGGTAAGAGTGAAAATATAATTTTGCTTTAAAACAATATCGTTAATTTTATTTAAGGTAGCTTTGGGCTTATATCCTAAAATGTCGTTGGCTTTTGTACCAAGTAATGATAAGCGTTTTAAGGTTGCAACGCGTACTCTGTAAAATTCATCAAGATTATTAGAGTAAATACCCAAAAAACGAATTCTATCGTATATCGGGTTTTCTGTATTTTGAGCTTCTTGTAATACACGTTCATTAAATGAAAGCCAACTAATTTCTTTAGGTATAAATTTCATCATAATATTAAAAATTATACTTTAATGAAATATGATAGAGAACCAACTTTCTACTAATTTTATTTTTGTATAAAGAGAATATCGGAATCATGTTATAATTCTTTTGGATTAATAAAAAAAATTAATGAAGTGTTCTCATAGTTTACCTCTATCCACGATAAGGCTGTACTTGCAAAAGCAACCACGGCACCCTTAGGTAAGGAATAAAATTTTTTATTTAAAAGCTGTTCGGTTAAATTTGAGAGCATTGGGTTATGTCCAAATATCCAAACATTGGGTTCATTGGCTGCTGATTCTTCAAGAAAATAAAAGAAACTGTGTTCGCGGAAACAAGAGTATAAAAACGATTCTTCTTTTATTCGATGCGATGGTACACTGAAATGTTGAGCAAAATGTTGACACGTTTGGATACAACGATTGGCTGAACTGGTTAAGAAAATAGCATTAT
This region of Bacteroidales bacterium genomic DNA includes:
- a CDS encoding histidine phosphatase family protein, whose amino-acid sequence is MRQLVFVRHSIAEDIEKHEDDFSRNLTNQGIERIHKVINKINPEIIHNAIFLTSSANRCIQTCQHFAQHFSVPSHRIKEESFLYSCFREHSFFYFLEESAANEPNVWIFGHNPMLSNLTEQLLNKKFYSLPKGAVVAFASTALSWIEVNYENTSLIFFINPKEL